In a genomic window of uncultured Flavobacterium sp.:
- a CDS encoding DUF4265 domain-containing protein, protein MAETHKKILFKYYSTYLEEIVSETMWAEIIDLEKGYFKLDNIPFFGPLIATDDIFRAEYDETEKYFIHRETLESSGNSIVQILILEEGFDKEIIREKLKSINCISESLNDTFLAAEIVKEVDYSIVKSILDEYESNSIIEFAEPCLSEKHRADLLKN, encoded by the coding sequence ATGGCAGAAACACACAAAAAAATCTTATTTAAATATTACAGTACTTATCTGGAAGAAATAGTTTCAGAAACCATGTGGGCTGAAATTATAGATTTAGAAAAAGGATATTTTAAATTGGATAATATTCCGTTTTTTGGACCTTTGATTGCAACGGATGATATTTTTCGTGCAGAATATGATGAGACCGAAAAATATTTTATTCACAGAGAAACACTTGAAAGCTCAGGAAATTCAATTGTTCAGATTTTAATTTTAGAAGAAGGTTTTGATAAAGAAATAATCAGAGAAAAATTAAAGTCAATTAATTGCATATCAGAAAGCCTGAACGATACTTTTCTTGCTGCCGAAATTGTAAAAGAAGTAGATTATTCGATCGTAAAAAGCATTTTGGACGAGTATGAATCAAATTCAATAATAGAATTTGCAGAACCTTGTCTTTCTGAAAAACACCGTGCCGATTTATTAAAAAACTAA
- a CDS encoding nucleoside phosphorylase, protein MIQNSELILNPDGSVYHLNLRPEHIAHDIIFVGDQNRVEKITQFFDSIEYSTQKREFKTQTGIYKGKRISVMSTGIGPDNIDIVVNELDALVNIDLETRLPKENLTSLNIIRIGTSGSLQTDIPVDSFVMSKFGLGLDNMLRSYLIDEVSNAAVEDAFIAHTNWDIRKGKPYAIACSEKLEKIIESDKIFKGITATAGGFYGPQGRVLRLNIQDEELNNKMDNFNFDNQRITNLEMETAAIYGLSALLGHNALSLNAIIANRASGTFSEDPYKAVDELITYTLNKLAQQ, encoded by the coding sequence ATGATACAAAACTCAGAATTAATACTAAATCCAGACGGAAGCGTTTACCACTTAAACCTTCGTCCTGAACATATTGCTCACGATATAATTTTTGTTGGAGATCAAAACAGAGTCGAAAAAATCACTCAGTTTTTTGATTCTATCGAATATTCAACTCAAAAAAGAGAGTTTAAAACGCAAACCGGAATCTATAAAGGAAAAAGAATATCTGTAATGTCAACCGGAATTGGTCCTGACAATATTGATATTGTTGTGAATGAATTAGATGCTTTGGTAAACATAGATTTAGAAACACGTTTGCCTAAAGAAAATCTGACTTCGCTTAATATTATCAGAATTGGAACTTCGGGTTCTTTGCAAACTGATATTCCTGTGGATAGTTTTGTAATGTCTAAATTTGGATTAGGATTAGACAATATGCTTCGCTCCTATTTGATCGACGAAGTTTCGAATGCAGCTGTCGAAGATGCATTTATTGCGCACACAAATTGGGATATTAGAAAAGGAAAACCTTATGCAATTGCGTGTTCTGAAAAACTGGAAAAAATCATTGAATCTGATAAGATTTTCAAAGGAATTACTGCAACTGCCGGAGGATTTTACGGGCCACAAGGACGTGTTTTACGCTTGAATATTCAAGATGAAGAATTAAACAATAAAATGGATAATTTTAATTTTGATAACCAAAGAATCACTAATTTAGAAATGGAAACGGCTGCGATTTACGGGCTTTCTGCACTTTTAGGACATAATGCTTTGTCTTTGAATGCTATTATTGCAAATCGTGCATCAGGAACTTTCAGTGAAGATCCTTATAAAGCTGTTGATGAATTGATTACTTATACATTGAACAAACTGGCTCAGCAATAA
- a CDS encoding 2-oxoglutarate and iron-dependent oxygenase domain-containing protein, whose translation MQNIPSVDLRDFLSDDPKRKQKFVNEIGSAFENIGFVALKGHFLDDQLVDELYGEIRKFFALPVETKHNYEIPGIGGQRGYVSFGKEHAKGRKEGDLKEFWHFGQYVDASSKYASEYPDNVEVKELPRFNVVGKEAYQMLEKTGVYVLRALALHLGLDEFYFDQYAKEGNSILRPIHYPPITSEPENAIRAAAHGDINLITLLMGAQGKGLQVQNHDGEWIDAIAEDDELVINVGDMLSRHTNNILKSTIHQVVNPPRELWGTSRYSVPFFMHPVSDMRLDCLENCIDAENPKKFEDITAGDYLYERLVDLGLIKK comes from the coding sequence ATGCAAAACATTCCTAGTGTAGACTTACGTGATTTCCTTTCGGACGACCCGAAACGTAAACAAAAATTTGTAAATGAAATCGGCAGTGCATTTGAAAACATTGGCTTCGTAGCCCTAAAAGGTCACTTTTTAGATGATCAATTGGTAGACGAGCTTTATGGCGAAATTAGAAAATTTTTCGCTTTGCCAGTGGAAACTAAGCATAATTATGAAATTCCCGGTATTGGCGGACAACGAGGTTATGTATCTTTTGGAAAAGAACATGCTAAAGGACGCAAAGAAGGTGATTTGAAAGAATTTTGGCATTTTGGCCAATATGTTGATGCTTCTTCAAAATATGCTTCGGAATATCCGGACAATGTTGAAGTTAAAGAATTACCTCGTTTTAATGTTGTAGGTAAAGAAGCGTATCAAATGCTTGAAAAAACAGGTGTTTATGTATTAAGAGCTTTGGCTTTGCACTTAGGTTTAGATGAATTTTATTTTGACCAATATGCAAAAGAAGGAAACTCTATTTTGAGACCAATTCATTATCCACCAATTACTTCTGAGCCAGAAAACGCAATTCGTGCAGCGGCTCACGGTGATATTAACCTGATTACCTTATTAATGGGTGCTCAAGGAAAAGGATTGCAAGTTCAAAATCATGATGGCGAATGGATTGATGCAATCGCTGAAGATGATGAATTAGTAATTAATGTTGGAGATATGTTGTCAAGACATACTAATAACATACTAAAATCTACGATTCACCAGGTTGTAAATCCGCCTAGAGAATTATGGGGAACTTCTCGTTATTCGGTTCCGTTTTTTATGCATCCGGTAAGCGATATGCGTCTGGATTGTCTTGAAAACTGTATCGATGCTGAGAATCCTAAGAAATTCGAAGATATTACAGCGGGAGATTATTTATATGAACGTTTAGTAGATTTAGGTTTAATTAAAAAATAA
- a CDS encoding dehydrogenase E1 component subunit alpha/beta — protein MIFYKQNLSDTQLLDLYKKILKPRLIEDKMLILIRQGKVSKWFSGIGQEAVAVGVTAALEDNEYVLPMHRNLGVFTTRNIPLHRLFSQWQGKANGFTKGRDRSFHFGTQEYNIIGMISHLGPQLGIADGIALADKLQNNKKVTAVFTGEGATSEGDFHEALNIAAVWKLPVMFIIENNGYGLSTPTNEQYFCENLADKGIGYGIESYIIDGNNILEVYNKIIRLKEHMQKDPHPVLLEFKTFRMRGHEEASGTKYVPDELMKKWATQDPVDNYRMFLLEEGILTEEYDAALHEEIKHEIEENWAIANAEPEIIPTYSEELNDVYKPFQYKEVNTESESKNIRFIDAIRNSLDQSMQRHQNLIIMGQDIAEYGGAFKITEGFVETFGKERVRNTPICESAVISAGMGLSINGYKAIVEMQFADFVSTGFNPIVNLLAKSHYRWGEKADVVVRMPCGGGTQAGPFHSQTNEAWFTKTPGLKVVYPAFPYDAKGLLNTSINDPNPVLFFEHKQLYRSVYQDVPTDYYTIPLGKAALLKEGNAITIIAFGAPVHWALETLAKYPEIEADLIDLRTLQPLDTETIFASVKKTGKVIIYQEDTLFGGIASDISALIMEECFEYLDAPVKRVASLDSPIPFTKALEDQFLPKDRFENVLLDLLKY, from the coding sequence ATGATTTTCTACAAACAGAACCTTTCTGATACTCAATTACTAGACTTATATAAAAAAATTCTAAAACCTCGTTTAATCGAAGACAAAATGCTGATTCTGATTCGGCAGGGAAAAGTCTCAAAATGGTTTTCCGGAATCGGGCAGGAGGCAGTTGCTGTAGGAGTTACCGCTGCATTAGAAGACAATGAATATGTTTTGCCAATGCACCGAAACTTAGGTGTTTTTACAACCAGAAACATTCCGTTGCATCGATTATTCTCGCAATGGCAAGGAAAAGCAAATGGTTTTACAAAAGGTAGAGATCGCAGTTTTCATTTTGGAACTCAGGAATACAATATTATCGGAATGATTTCGCATTTAGGCCCGCAATTAGGGATCGCAGACGGAATCGCTCTTGCCGATAAACTTCAGAATAATAAAAAAGTTACAGCTGTTTTTACTGGCGAAGGCGCTACAAGCGAAGGAGATTTTCATGAAGCATTAAATATTGCTGCCGTTTGGAAATTGCCTGTAATGTTTATCATCGAAAATAATGGTTACGGACTTTCGACTCCAACAAACGAACAATATTTCTGCGAGAATCTTGCCGATAAAGGTATTGGTTACGGAATCGAAAGCTATATTATTGATGGAAATAATATCTTGGAAGTCTACAACAAAATAATACGGTTAAAAGAGCACATGCAAAAAGATCCGCATCCGGTTTTATTGGAATTTAAAACCTTTAGAATGCGTGGGCATGAAGAGGCGAGTGGCACAAAATATGTTCCGGATGAATTAATGAAAAAGTGGGCAACGCAAGATCCTGTCGATAATTACAGAATGTTTCTTCTGGAAGAAGGCATTTTAACCGAAGAATACGACGCAGCTTTGCATGAAGAAATTAAACATGAAATCGAAGAAAATTGGGCTATTGCAAATGCCGAACCTGAAATTATTCCAACTTATAGTGAAGAATTAAACGATGTATATAAACCTTTTCAATATAAAGAAGTTAATACAGAATCAGAATCTAAAAATATTCGGTTTATAGACGCTATCAGAAACAGTTTAGACCAATCAATGCAACGCCACCAAAACCTGATTATTATGGGTCAGGATATTGCCGAATATGGCGGCGCTTTCAAAATTACAGAAGGTTTTGTTGAAACGTTTGGAAAAGAGCGCGTGCGCAATACTCCAATTTGCGAAAGCGCTGTAATATCTGCCGGAATGGGCTTATCTATTAACGGATATAAAGCAATTGTAGAAATGCAGTTTGCCGATTTTGTTTCTACAGGATTTAATCCAATTGTGAATTTATTAGCAAAATCACATTATCGCTGGGGCGAAAAAGCCGATGTTGTCGTTCGAATGCCTTGCGGCGGCGGAACTCAGGCAGGACCATTTCATTCACAGACAAATGAAGCCTGGTTTACCAAAACTCCGGGTTTAAAAGTGGTATATCCAGCGTTTCCATATGATGCAAAAGGGTTACTAAATACTTCGATAAATGATCCAAATCCCGTTTTATTTTTCGAACATAAACAATTATACAGAAGCGTTTATCAAGACGTTCCAACAGATTATTACACAATTCCGTTAGGAAAAGCGGCTTTATTAAAAGAAGGAAATGCTATAACCATAATTGCTTTTGGTGCTCCGGTACATTGGGCATTAGAAACATTAGCAAAATATCCTGAAATTGAAGCAGATTTAATCGATTTAAGAACTTTACAACCTTTAGATACTGAAACTATTTTTGCTTCGGTCAAAAAAACAGGAAAGGTCATTATTTATCAAGAAGATACTTTGTTTGGCGGAATTGCAAGTGATATTTCGGCATTAATTATGGAAGAATGTTTCGAATATCTTGACGCTCCGGTAAAAAGAGTTGCAAGTTTAGATTCGCCAATTCCGTTTACTAAAGCGCTGGAAGATCAGTTTTTACCAAAAGATCGTTTTGAGAATGTTTTATTAGATTTATTAAAATATTAG
- a CDS encoding VOC family protein codes for MFLRVARHTDDLERIVNFYVDILGFELLGDFQNHNNYDGIFVGKSGLDWHFEFTKSHEKANHTFDQDDVIVLYPKSIIDYDVLVSNLLHNNISIVTASNPFWNENGKMFLDPDGYRIVISPLKAIINEIN; via the coding sequence ATGTTTTTGAGAGTTGCCCGACATACTGATGATTTAGAAAGAATTGTAAACTTTTATGTTGATATTCTAGGTTTTGAACTATTAGGAGACTTTCAGAATCATAATAATTATGACGGTATTTTTGTTGGGAAATCCGGTTTAGACTGGCATTTTGAATTTACAAAATCACACGAAAAAGCCAATCATACTTTTGATCAGGACGATGTTATTGTACTTTATCCAAAATCAATTATAGATTATGATGTATTGGTTAGTAATCTGTTACATAACAACATTTCAATAGTAACTGCAAGTAATCCGTTCTGGAATGAAAACGGAAAAATGTTTCTCGATCCAGATGGTTATCGCATTGTTATATCACCGTTGAAAGCAATAATAAATGAAATTAACTAA
- a CDS encoding DUF885 domain-containing protein, which produces MKKLFVSFFAMTLLFSCNKSTKSNEDKALDQKFDTYKDGYVTALWKISPNWASSVGYHKLDSVLTIPDENQKKITLEFVNAQLDSLKKFNIDELSDNNKTDFHLIKNQLESDIFSFTELKAGEWDPSSYNVCGAFAEILNGSYETPEIRLRAFNAKMNNIPAYYEAAKKNIKNPTIEHTELAIAQNLGGSTVFQDELKTALDKSKLTDTEKKEMLAKAQVSLKAITDYANWLKNLPNKTPRSFRLGAALYAKKFNYDIQSGYSSDEIFKIAVDHKKDLHDKMFVLADKLWTKYKGTEAKPADKLELIQQVIDKISLQHTTPEKFQSEIEKQIPELAAYVKAKDLLYIDPSKPLVVRKEPAYMAGVAGASISSPGPYDKNANTYYNVGSMSGWTPENAESYLREYNNYILQILNIHEAIPGHYAQLVYSNQSPSIIKSILGNGAMIEGWAVYAERMMLESGYKNSDEMWLMYYKWNLRATCNTILDISVHTKNMSKEDALKLLTKEAFQQQAEADGKWKRVTLSQVQLCSYFTGYTEIYNLREELKKQEGDKFNLKKFHEKFLSFGSAPVKYIKELMLSKE; this is translated from the coding sequence ATGAAAAAACTATTCGTTTCTTTCTTCGCAATGACTTTACTTTTTTCTTGTAATAAAAGTACTAAGTCTAATGAAGATAAAGCTTTAGATCAAAAATTTGATACTTATAAAGATGGATACGTAACCGCTTTATGGAAAATTAGTCCAAATTGGGCTTCAAGTGTTGGTTATCACAAACTAGATAGTGTTTTGACTATTCCAGATGAAAATCAGAAAAAAATAACGCTTGAGTTTGTCAATGCACAATTAGATTCTTTAAAGAAATTCAATATTGATGAATTATCGGATAATAACAAAACCGATTTTCATTTGATTAAAAACCAACTCGAAAGCGATATTTTCAGCTTTACTGAATTAAAAGCAGGCGAGTGGGATCCTTCCAGTTATAATGTTTGCGGTGCTTTTGCCGAAATTTTAAATGGAAGTTACGAAACTCCAGAAATTCGTTTACGCGCTTTTAACGCAAAAATGAATAATATTCCGGCTTATTATGAAGCTGCCAAAAAGAATATTAAAAATCCAACAATTGAACATACAGAACTTGCTATAGCTCAAAACCTTGGCGGTTCAACTGTATTTCAGGATGAATTAAAAACGGCATTAGATAAAAGTAAATTAACTGATACCGAGAAAAAAGAAATGCTTGCCAAAGCTCAAGTTTCTCTAAAAGCAATTACTGATTATGCAAATTGGTTGAAAAATCTACCAAATAAAACGCCTCGTTCTTTTAGACTTGGAGCAGCTTTATATGCTAAGAAATTTAACTATGACATTCAATCAGGATATTCTTCTGATGAAATTTTTAAAATTGCAGTAGATCACAAAAAAGATTTACATGATAAAATGTTCGTTCTTGCTGATAAACTTTGGACAAAATACAAAGGAACTGAAGCAAAACCTGCTGATAAACTGGAGTTAATTCAGCAAGTAATCGACAAAATCTCATTACAACATACAACGCCAGAGAAATTTCAGTCAGAGATTGAGAAACAAATTCCTGAATTGGCGGCTTATGTAAAAGCTAAAGATTTATTGTACATCGATCCGTCAAAACCTCTTGTGGTGCGTAAAGAACCGGCTTATATGGCTGGAGTTGCCGGCGCTTCAATTTCTTCGCCTGGACCTTACGACAAAAATGCAAATACATATTATAATGTAGGAAGTATGTCTGGCTGGACTCCGGAAAATGCCGAAAGTTATTTGCGTGAATACAACAATTATATTCTTCAGATTCTTAATATTCACGAAGCAATTCCTGGACATTATGCACAATTAGTTTACAGCAATCAATCGCCAAGTATTATAAAATCTATCTTAGGAAACGGCGCTATGATTGAAGGTTGGGCAGTTTATGCTGAAAGAATGATGCTGGAAAGTGGTTATAAAAATTCTGATGAAATGTGGTTGATGTATTACAAATGGAATTTAAGAGCAACTTGCAATACGATTCTTGACATTAGCGTTCACACAAAAAATATGTCTAAAGAAGATGCATTGAAATTATTGACCAAAGAAGCTTTTCAACAACAAGCTGAAGCTGATGGAAAATGGAAACGTGTCACTTTATCTCAAGTTCAATTATGTTCTTACTTTACAGGATATACTGAGATTTATAACCTGAGAGAAGAACTTAAAAAACAAGAAGGAGACAAATTCAATCTGAAAAAATTTCATGAAAAATTCCTGAGTTTTGGAAGTGCTCCAGTAAAATACATAAAAGAATTAATGCTTTCTAAAGAATAA
- a CDS encoding aldehyde reductase, with the protein MTNSNKDKIVLVTGGSGFVGIHCILQLLEQGYTVKTTLRSMNRQEEVKNMLRFGGISSFENLSFIETNLSKDDNWSEAVKDCDYVLHVATPISLEVPKDENDVILPAVEGTLRVLKAAKQAGVKRVVLTSSFAAVGYSHNDPKTLITEESWTDPTDKTLSAYLKSKTLAEKAAWNYIANEGKGLELSVINPMGIFGPSLGPDISSGFEVLKQMLDGSMKAIPKISFGIVDVRDVADLHLRAMINPAANGERFLAFSGEIISLPEIAHLLKNKLGNKASKVSTTILPNWAVRIIALFNNKAKNIVPQLNRIKNASNLKAKTTLDWKPRTSEEALLASAESLFQFGGVKI; encoded by the coding sequence ATGACAAATTCAAATAAAGATAAAATAGTTCTGGTTACAGGCGGCTCCGGTTTCGTGGGCATACATTGTATTTTGCAATTGCTCGAACAAGGCTATACAGTAAAAACAACACTTCGTTCTATGAACAGACAAGAAGAAGTGAAGAATATGTTGCGATTTGGCGGAATTTCTTCCTTCGAAAATTTGTCTTTTATAGAAACAAACCTTTCAAAAGACGATAATTGGAGCGAAGCCGTAAAAGATTGTGATTATGTTTTGCACGTTGCAACACCAATCTCGCTGGAAGTTCCAAAAGACGAAAACGATGTGATTTTACCCGCTGTCGAAGGAACTTTAAGAGTTTTGAAAGCAGCAAAACAAGCCGGCGTAAAAAGAGTTGTACTGACTTCATCTTTTGCTGCCGTTGGCTACAGCCACAATGATCCTAAAACTTTAATTACCGAAGAATCCTGGACAGACCCAACTGACAAAACACTTTCGGCGTATTTAAAATCAAAAACTCTTGCCGAAAAAGCAGCCTGGAATTATATCGCAAACGAAGGAAAAGGATTAGAACTTTCTGTAATTAATCCAATGGGGATTTTTGGACCATCTTTAGGACCGGATATCTCGAGTGGTTTTGAAGTTTTAAAACAAATGCTAGACGGATCAATGAAAGCGATTCCTAAAATTTCTTTTGGGATTGTAGACGTTCGTGATGTTGCCGATTTGCATTTGCGCGCTATGATAAATCCCGCTGCAAACGGAGAACGTTTTCTGGCATTTTCAGGAGAAATAATCTCATTGCCTGAAATCGCTCATCTTTTAAAGAATAAATTAGGAAATAAAGCCAGCAAAGTTTCAACAACAATTTTACCCAATTGGGCGGTTCGTATTATTGCTTTATTTAATAATAAAGCCAAAAATATTGTGCCACAATTGAACAGAATAAAAAATGCAAGTAATCTGAAAGCTAAAACAACTTTGGACTGGAAACCCAGAACGAGCGAGGAAGCATTATTGGCT
- a CDS encoding transglutaminase, whose translation MIKFPKIDFPQLKSKLQVKSPWDRVIIMILSLLITIPIFIILHQNLIDLNWAFNLDRVFIFIFVFAAVFFLLMLLRTIIILCIAVYLLILVYGTVIGNYGFSEISEDYNSMIYTMSDNPFPQDIIVAKLLPFPNKSKIINAIEYQNPKVRNFAIMATTKHFKGIKGYSDYRTIIQCFAVFKEINSRWNYVNDPKEGDYIATASESLEYFSGDCDDHSILMAAAVRSIGGTPRLIHTKGHIYPEILIGSLIDLEKVNYLIKNVLFVKESYGKKIHYHVDDRGQVWMNLDYTATYPGGPFLYEEILGALTLN comes from the coding sequence ATGATAAAATTCCCTAAAATTGACTTTCCGCAATTAAAATCCAAGTTACAGGTGAAATCACCTTGGGATAGGGTTATTATTATGATATTGAGTCTTTTGATCACAATCCCAATTTTTATCATTTTACACCAGAATTTAATTGATTTAAATTGGGCTTTTAACTTAGATCGTGTATTCATTTTTATATTTGTTTTTGCTGCAGTTTTCTTTCTTTTAATGCTGTTGCGAACGATTATAATATTGTGTATCGCCGTTTATTTGTTGATTTTAGTTTATGGAACCGTTATCGGGAATTATGGATTCAGTGAGATTTCCGAAGATTATAATTCGATGATTTATACAATGTCAGACAATCCTTTTCCGCAGGATATTATTGTGGCAAAGTTGCTTCCGTTTCCAAATAAATCAAAAATCATAAACGCCATAGAATATCAGAATCCAAAGGTTCGGAATTTTGCTATTATGGCAACTACAAAGCATTTTAAAGGCATAAAAGGATATTCTGACTACAGAACCATTATTCAGTGTTTTGCGGTCTTTAAAGAGATTAATAGCCGTTGGAATTATGTCAACGACCCAAAAGAAGGCGATTATATTGCAACAGCAAGCGAATCATTAGAATATTTCTCCGGAGATTGTGACGATCATTCTATTTTAATGGCTGCTGCAGTACGTTCTATTGGCGGAACTCCAAGATTAATTCATACCAAAGGGCATATTTATCCAGAAATATTAATTGGCTCTTTAATCGATTTAGAGAAAGTCAACTATTTGATTAAAAACGTGCTTTTTGTTAAAGAAAGTTACGGTAAAAAAATACATTATCACGTTGATGATCGCGGTCAGGTTTGGATGAATCTTGATTATACAGCGACATATCCCGGAGGACCATTTTTGTACGAAGAAATTTTGGGAGCTCTTACTTTAAATTAA
- a CDS encoding DinB family protein translates to MQEAILKFERLLLENVSYFPTINQNTLEERKPGKWSKKEVLGHLVDSAIHNLVRFTEINYVEKPYQHRPYSQIDLVNLNQYQTMDIDELTQLWFVLNKQIVRLMKSVDEKALDYEIVLSDGSVIDLKFLMTDYVEHLEHHINQIKA, encoded by the coding sequence ATGCAAGAAGCTATTCTTAAATTTGAAAGATTATTGTTGGAAAATGTTTCTTATTTTCCAACAATAAATCAAAATACTTTAGAAGAAAGAAAACCAGGAAAATGGTCTAAAAAAGAGGTTTTAGGACATTTGGTTGATTCTGCAATTCATAATCTGGTTCGTTTTACAGAAATAAATTATGTAGAAAAACCTTATCAACACAGGCCATATAGTCAAATAGATTTGGTAAATTTAAACCAATATCAAACAATGGATATTGACGAGTTGACACAGTTGTGGTTTGTTCTTAATAAACAGATTGTCAGACTTATGAAATCTGTTGATGAGAAAGCTTTAGATTATGAAATTGTGCTAAGTGACGGTTCTGTAATTGATTTAAAGTTTTTGATGACAGATTATGTTGAACATTTAGAACATCATATAAACCAGATAAAAGCTTAA
- a CDS encoding substrate-binding domain-containing protein: MKTVKIVGVPEHFNLPWHLCIENGEFEAENIDLQWKNIPEGTGKMCQMLRDGEADIAVILTEGIVKDIVAGNPSKIVQIYVQSPLIWGIHVAEKSDFHTINDLKDKKVAISRLGSGSQLMAYVNAHEQGWETDNLQFEIINTIDGAVEALTNGTADYFMWERFMTKPLVDKGVFRRIGDCPTPWPSFVITVRDEFLKKNPKTVEKILEIINNTTHDFTQIPGIDKTLSELFNQKLEDIQEWLKLTQWSQKHLSEKAFIKIQNQLFDLGIIDKKSTFVETVKAL, encoded by the coding sequence ATGAAAACTGTAAAAATTGTAGGTGTTCCCGAACACTTCAATTTGCCATGGCATCTATGCATCGAAAATGGCGAATTTGAAGCTGAAAACATTGATTTGCAATGGAAAAATATTCCTGAAGGTACTGGTAAAATGTGTCAGATGCTGCGTGATGGAGAAGCTGATATAGCGGTTATTCTAACGGAAGGAATTGTTAAAGATATTGTTGCCGGAAATCCAAGTAAAATTGTTCAAATTTATGTGCAATCGCCTTTAATTTGGGGGATTCACGTTGCCGAAAAATCAGATTTTCATACTATAAATGATCTTAAAGACAAAAAAGTTGCGATTTCAAGATTAGGTTCAGGCTCTCAGTTAATGGCGTATGTAAATGCACATGAACAAGGCTGGGAAACTGATAATTTACAGTTTGAAATCATTAATACTATCGATGGCGCGGTTGAAGCGTTAACAAACGGAACTGCTGATTATTTTATGTGGGAACGTTTTATGACGAAACCTCTTGTTGATAAAGGTGTTTTTAGAAGAATTGGCGACTGCCCTACTCCATGGCCTTCATTTGTGATTACCGTTCGCGATGAATTCTTGAAAAAGAATCCAAAAACTGTTGAGAAAATTCTTGAAATTATAAATAATACTACCCACGATTTTACTCAGATTCCTGGTATTGATAAAACTTTATCAGAGCTTTTTAATCAAAAACTAGAAGACATTCAAGAATGGTTAAAGCTTACACAATGGTCTCAGAAACATTTGAGCGAAAAAGCATTTATTAAAATCCAAAATCAATTATTTGACCTAGGTATTATTGATAAAAAAAGTACTTTTGTTGAAACGGTAAAAGCACTGTAA
- a CDS encoding translation initiation factor gives MDLQDQLKNLFPDHVESNEPEEIQEQDHVLYIQKEPMICKFEKRKGKATTIIEGYEGSDEDFKVLAKEIKTKLSVGGTFKDSSIIIQGDYRDKIMEILKAKGFKTKRVGG, from the coding sequence ATGGACTTACAAGATCAATTAAAAAACTTATTTCCGGATCATGTTGAATCAAATGAGCCTGAGGAAATTCAGGAGCAAGATCATGTGCTTTACATTCAAAAAGAGCCTATGATTTGCAAATTTGAAAAACGAAAAGGAAAAGCCACCACGATTATCGAAGGTTACGAAGGATCTGATGAAGATTTTAAAGTTCTAGCCAAAGAAATTAAAACCAAATTAAGCGTTGGCGGAACTTTTAAAGATAGTTCAATCATCATTCAAGGCGATTACCGAGACAAAATAATGGAAATCCTAAAAGCAAAAGGATTTAAAACGAAACGTGTCGGAGGATAG